Proteins encoded together in one Candidatus Bathyarchaeota archaeon window:
- a CDS encoding 6-phosphofructokinase, protein MGVLTGGGDCPGINAVIRAIVRRGIEFHGFEIIGVRDGWKGLLELEVEPLTLDKVSGILYRGGTILGTSRTNPGKVENGYDIIRDNFVKLGLDGLIAIGGEDTLGVAYKLYEMGVPVVGVPKTIDNDLSATDLTFGFDTAVNVVMEAIDRLHTTAESHHRVMVVEVMGRHTGWIAVYGGLAGGADAILIPEEPFEIEEVCRMVQRRYEKGKRFSIIVVAEGACPKGVDKYFTRGGVDEFGHYRLGGVGEALAQEIERRTGFETRAISLGHIQRGGCPTAYDRILATRLGVAAVDLVAEGRFGEMPALKGNRIVPVPLKEAIGKLKTVDKEIYEVAKIFFS, encoded by the coding sequence ATCGGTGTCTTAACCGGCGGGGGGGATTGCCCCGGCATAAACGCCGTGATAAGGGCGATAGTGAGGAGAGGGATAGAATTCCACGGCTTCGAGATAATAGGTGTAAGGGATGGATGGAAGGGCCTTTTAGAGCTCGAGGTTGAACCCTTAACCCTCGATAAGGTTTCAGGGATCCTCTACCGTGGGGGAACCATACTGGGCACCTCCAGGACCAACCCGGGCAAAGTCGAAAATGGATACGATATAATTAGGGATAACTTTGTGAAGCTTGGCCTCGACGGGTTGATAGCCATCGGGGGGGAGGACACCCTAGGAGTCGCCTATAAACTGTATGAGATGGGCGTGCCCGTGGTAGGGGTTCCTAAGACCATCGACAACGACTTATCGGCCACGGACCTGACCTTCGGGTTCGATACGGCCGTGAACGTAGTTATGGAGGCCATAGATAGGCTTCATACAACGGCTGAATCCCACCACAGGGTCATGGTGGTCGAAGTCATGGGCCGCCACACCGGATGGATAGCCGTTTATGGAGGGCTTGCAGGGGGCGCCGACGCTATATTGATCCCTGAAGAACCCTTCGAGATAGAGGAAGTATGCAGAATGGTTCAGCGGAGATACGAGAAGGGGAAGAGGTTCAGCATAATAGTCGTGGCTGAAGGGGCATGTCCGAAAGGAGTCGATAAATACTTCACCAGGGGGGGCGTGGACGAGTTTGGACACTATAGGCTTGGAGGGGTCGGGGAAGCCCTAGCCCAGGAGATAGAGAGGAGGACAGGCTTCGAGACCAGAGCGATCTCCTTAGGCCACATCCAGAGGGGTGGATGCCCCACAGCCTACGATAGGATACTCGCAACCAGGCTCGGGGTGGCCGCTGTAGACCTAGTGGCGGAGGGAAGATTCGGGGAGATGCCAGCCCTAAAAGGCAATCGCATAGTCCCTGTGCCGTTAAAGGAGGCCATCGGTAAATTGAAGACTGTAGATAAGGAGATCTACGAGGTTGCGAAGATATTCTTCAGCTGA
- a CDS encoding flavin reductase gives MDAQMVLEKVLNGVAVVSSRKDGKINGLTVAWMTQVSYQPPLIAVSIGKTRYTHEMIESSRVFAVSILHEGQLDVAKLFGLQSGRDLDKFARVAYETRVSGSPILKDCLAFLDCEVESSLQVGDHTIFVGRILDAGVKGDMKPLIYNPEDYW, from the coding sequence TTGGATGCTCAGATGGTTTTGGAGAAGGTATTGAACGGGGTGGCTGTGGTATCCTCGAGGAAGGACGGTAAGATAAATGGTTTAACGGTGGCTTGGATGACCCAGGTATCCTATCAGCCCCCCCTGATAGCGGTGAGCATAGGTAAGACGAGATACACCCATGAGATGATCGAATCCTCCAGGGTATTCGCTGTGAGCATACTCCATGAAGGGCAGCTGGATGTGGCCAAGCTCTTCGGCCTCCAATCAGGTAGGGACCTGGATAAGTTCGCTCGCGTCGCCTATGAGACCAGGGTCTCAGGTTCGCCAATATTGAAGGATTGCCTAGCTTTCTTGGACTGCGAGGTGGAGTCATCCCTCCAAGTGGGAGATCACACTATATTCGTGGGCAGGATCCTCGATGCAGGGGTGAAAGGAGATATGAAACCCCTGATTTATAACCCGGAAGACTATTGGTAG
- a CDS encoding arginine--tRNA ligase encodes MYDSVYSEFKASCRRSVEECLKGLDLADEVEEISLAEPPSREFGELSTSVCFDLAKRVGDNPLRLAEKILEHMEFPSELIKNAEVAGNGYINFRLNFEKASRLILAQVIRGGSSYGFVKTSEPRRIIVEHTSVNPVHPIHIGQARNPILGDAIARLLKRRGHMVKSHYYIDDMGRQSAILAYGYKLLGEPPIMGKPDHFLGRVYSVTSCLIEVESLKRRIRRLTELGEEYYEDVRRLRDELDDWVRAAAELRDKYPEIFDALSKAIIDRDDPESEVSRLIKEYDDGEGDARRLIRKVSGLCLEGFKATLRRLDICFDSWDWESDLVWSGMVKTLLEKLKSSRYVRWGDGTIELDVESIIEDLDLRDKLKLREAHHLPSLTLIRSDGTTLYTTRDIAYSLYKFEGADRVINVIGAEQSLAQLQLKAALYALGEHEKAENLIHFSFGLVEMPGRRMSSRRGRIITLDEVLDEALARAYEEVRRRDKISSDEEVREIAGRIGLASVKYALISVEPVRTVTFTWDRVLDFEKNSAPFINYAYTRALGILRKFRGEVPAEVEGEKLTHPLERKLLLQIAKFPEEFIEAADNLKPNAMANYANSLAESFHEYYEKVNVIGSREEALRVARAALVKSVAIVLGNSMEAIGIKLSERM; translated from the coding sequence ATGTATGATAGCGTCTATTCAGAGTTTAAGGCTTCATGTAGGAGATCCGTCGAGGAATGCTTAAAGGGGCTCGACTTAGCTGACGAGGTTGAAGAAATATCCTTGGCTGAGCCCCCCTCCCGGGAGTTCGGTGAACTCTCAACGAGCGTATGCTTCGATTTGGCTAAGAGGGTCGGGGATAACCCCCTCAGATTAGCGGAAAAGATCCTGGAGCACATGGAGTTCCCCTCTGAGTTAATTAAAAACGCCGAGGTCGCTGGAAACGGATATATAAACTTCAGGCTGAACTTCGAGAAGGCCTCTAGGCTTATACTCGCCCAAGTGATTAGAGGGGGAAGCTCCTACGGTTTTGTAAAGACCAGTGAACCGAGACGGATAATAGTCGAGCATACCAGCGTGAACCCTGTGCATCCCATCCACATAGGCCAGGCTAGGAACCCCATCTTAGGGGATGCGATAGCTAGGCTCTTGAAGAGGAGAGGGCACATGGTGAAAAGCCATTATTACATCGATGATATGGGTAGGCAAAGCGCCATATTAGCCTACGGATATAAGCTTCTAGGGGAGCCCCCCATAATGGGGAAGCCTGACCATTTCCTGGGCAGGGTATACAGCGTAACGAGCTGCCTCATCGAGGTGGAATCGCTTAAGAGGAGGATTAGAAGGTTAACCGAATTAGGCGAGGAGTATTACGAGGATGTTAGAAGGCTGAGGGATGAGCTTGACGATTGGGTGAGGGCTGCAGCGGAGCTAAGAGATAAGTATCCGGAGATCTTCGATGCCCTGAGCAAGGCCATAATCGACAGGGATGACCCTGAATCCGAGGTTTCGAGGCTTATCAAGGAATACGACGATGGGGAAGGGGATGCTAGAAGGCTCATAAGGAAGGTAAGCGGCCTCTGCCTGGAAGGCTTCAAGGCCACCCTTAGAAGGCTCGATATATGTTTCGATTCCTGGGATTGGGAGAGCGACCTCGTGTGGAGCGGCATGGTGAAAACCCTCCTCGAAAAGTTGAAGTCTTCGAGGTACGTCCGATGGGGGGATGGAACCATAGAATTAGACGTCGAGTCCATAATCGAAGATCTGGACTTAAGGGATAAGCTTAAGTTGAGGGAGGCACATCACCTACCATCACTTACGCTTATAAGGTCCGATGGGACAACCCTCTACACGACGAGGGACATAGCCTACAGCCTCTACAAGTTTGAAGGGGCGGATAGAGTTATAAACGTCATAGGGGCTGAGCAGAGCCTAGCCCAGCTCCAGCTTAAAGCAGCTCTATACGCTCTAGGTGAACATGAGAAAGCTGAAAACCTGATCCATTTCTCCTTTGGATTGGTCGAGATGCCTGGACGGCGCATGTCCAGTAGGCGGGGTAGAATAATAACCCTGGACGAGGTTCTAGACGAGGCCCTGGCGAGGGCTTACGAGGAGGTCCGTAGGAGGGATAAAATCTCCTCGGATGAGGAGGTTAGGGAGATAGCTGGGAGGATAGGGCTGGCTTCGGTAAAGTACGCATTGATATCGGTTGAGCCGGTAAGAACCGTGACCTTCACCTGGGATAGGGTACTGGATTTCGAAAAGAACAGCGCCCCCTTCATAAACTACGCCTATACTCGGGCCTTAGGCATACTTAGAAAGTTTAGAGGAGAGGTTCCGGCGGAGGTTGAAGGGGAAAAGCTTACTCACCCGCTGGAGAGGAAGCTTCTCCTTCAAATAGCCAAGTTCCCAGAGGAATTCATAGAGGCAGCCGACAATCTAAAACCAAACGCGATGGCCAACTACGCTAATAGCCTCGCGGAGTCTTTCCATGAGTATTACGAAAAAGTTAATGTCATAGGCTCGAGGGAGGAGGCATTGCGCGTCGCGAGGGCCGCCCTAGTTAAATCCGTAGCCATAGTCCTGGGGAACTCTATGGAGGCCATCGGAATAAAGCTCTCGGAGAGGATGTGA